One genomic segment of Salmo trutta chromosome 8, fSalTru1.1, whole genome shotgun sequence includes these proteins:
- the LOC115198015 gene encoding phosphatidylinositol 4,5-bisphosphate 3-kinase catalytic subunit alpha isoform, with protein MHNKTVSRRFGLLLEAFCRACGMYLKHLNRQVEAMDKLVNLTDTLKQEKKDETQKTQMKFLVEHMSRPDYMESLQGFVSPLNPVHQLGNLRLEECRIMSSAKRPLWLNWDNPDIMSELLFTNNEVIFKNGDDLRQDMLTLQIIKIMENIWQNQGLDLRMLPYGCLSIGDCVGLIEVVKNSYTIMQIQCKGGLKGALQFNSNTLHHWIKDKNRGEGYDRAIDLFTRSCAGYCVATFILGIGDRHNSNIMVKENGQLFHIDFGHFLDHKKKKFGYKRERVPFVLTQDFLIVISKGVQECTKTKEFERFQEMCYKAYLSIRQHASLFINLFSLLLGCGMPELQSFDDIAYLRKTLALEKSQQEALEYFTKQMNDAHHGGWTTKMDWIFHTIRHMPNEH; from the exons ATGCACAATAAGACTGTGTCCAGGAGGTTTGGTCTGCTGTTGGAAGCCTTCTGTAGAGCCTGTGGGATGTACCTGAAACACCTCAACAGACAG GTGGAGGCGATGGATAAACTGGTGAACCTCACAGACACACTGAAACAGGAGAAGAAAGATGAGACACAGAAG ACCCAGATGAAGTTCCTGGTAGAACACATGTCGAGGCCGGACTACATGGAGTCTCTACAAGGCTTCGTCTCTCCACTGAACCCTGTTCACCAGCTAGGAAacctcag GTTAGAGGAGTGTAGGATCATGTCTTCAGCGAAGCGTCCTCTCTGGCTGAACTGGGATAACCCTGACATCATGAGTGAACTACTGTTTACTAACAACGAGGTCATCTTCAAGAACGGagatg ATCTACGTCAGGACATGTTGACTCTACAGATTATTAAAATAATGGAGAATATCTGGCAGAACCAGGGATTGGACCTaag GATGTTACCGTATGGCTGTCTGTCTATAGGGGACTGCGTGGGGCTGATCGAGGTGGTGAAGAACAGTTACACCATCATGCAGATCCAGTGTAAAGGAGGCCTGAAGGGGGCGCTGCAGTTCAACAGCAACACGCTGCATCACTGGATCAAAGAcaagaacagaggagaggg GTATGACAGAGCGATAGACCTGTTTACCAGGTCCTGTGCAGGGTACTGCGTAGCCACCTTCATCCTGGGTATAGGAGACAGACACAACTCCAACATCATGGTTAAGGAGAACGGACAG ctgtTCCATATAGACTTCGGCCACTTCCTGGATCATAAGAAGAAGAAGTTTGgctataagagagagagagttcccttCGTTCTGACACAAGACTTCCTGATCGTCATCAGTAAGGGAGTCCAGGAGTGTACCAAGACCAAAGAGTTTGAGAG ATTCCAGGAGATGTGTTACAAGGCGTACCTATCCATCCGGCAGCATGCCTCTCTGTTCATCAACCTGTTCTCCCTGCTGCTGGGCTGTGGCATGCCTGAACTACAGTCCTTCGATGACATTGCTTACCTGAGGAAGACCCTCGCTCTGGAGAAGAGCCAACAG GAGGCTTTGGAGTATTTCACCAAGCAAATGAACGATGCTCACCATGGAGGATGGACCACGAAGATGGACTGGATATTCCACACCATCAGACACATGCCCAACGAacactga